The Dioscorea cayenensis subsp. rotundata cultivar TDr96_F1 chromosome 8, TDr96_F1_v2_PseudoChromosome.rev07_lg8_w22 25.fasta, whole genome shotgun sequence genome segment AAATTACAACCGATGCTTGAGTCATCCATGCTCCTGATCCATTTATGGTTATCGTTTCTGTTTTACTGCACTGCACTGCACTGCACTGCATTGCTCATATGTGCAAGCACATCTGTATCGAGATGAAGCAAGGAAGAAATTTACAAGCACGCCAATtccagataaataaataaataaatatatacacatattttgacaaataggccgacatataagtaaatataagagTTTATCTAATTTAATAGCCCTAATGATAAGTAAATATAAGagtttatctaatttaattgatttataataatataaaattatattaattttatcctATCATTAGGGCTGAGGCCCATGATTTATTGGGGCCTCACAATTAATAATTGTTCCaaaatacattatattttaattaattgattaattaattattattttatcaacataatcatagAATcttaagtaatttttaaaataaaactttaatttatcttattttctatatatatttttttattatataatatattatctaataaaaattaattaaattttgtttataattttgctTAATATCTATTAACGCTAAGACGGTTTTGGGGGCGTTAACTTACAAATATGAAACCTCTCTATGTCTTATAatgtaaattttgatttaaaattattattattattattttttgaaagaagtgaataaatcataaattattatttttttttaaaaaatatttttcatttaagttttgttttttttaaaaaaaactgccTGACTCATCTCTGGCGTGGTGGGTCTAGCTAAGTCGGCCCAATTCCAGCACCATTGAGGGGAAAGGAAACACTCAACAAGTTTTTTACTTTCACgtaaatatattatatcaatTCTCCACCGGAAACGTTACTATCAACGTATTTAATTAGTGGAGCAGCCGATTGTGGTGAGCAGCAAACAATAGCAGTAACAAGCAGTAACATCAAGCCAGCCAACACAACACAACACAACACAACAGAGTGAGAGAGACAATTTATGACATGAAGAAGATAACAGTAAATAGTAAATAGAATAGCTACAGGCACTGAATTAAGACAGGTAGAGTAGCCCTTGGATAAGGATTGGAGCAATTAATAAACTGATTCAGATCAGACGTTCTCAATGGTCTGTCATCAATTGGATTGGATGTACCTGTCGACGATCATATCCTGAGAGATATCTGTGAAGTaacccttctcaacctctaggCCTTCCTGTGCAGCGATAAGCTCGATCTGGTTTTGAACCTTGTCACAACCCACCCGGTTTGCGTCCAAGAGTATGCAAGCGATCTCCGTCGTGTCATCACCATGGACGAGGGCGAGTGCCTGGACCGTCGGCAGCCCTCCGCCCCGCGCACTGATCGCCCTTGCGATCCTCCGGGCTGCCGGCACGTTAGTGGTGCGCACAGGCACGTTGTAGTTCTCCACCCACGGGCTTGCACCGATAATTGTTATTCCTCTCTCCCGGCTCACACGGGCCGGGCCCTCGTCCGGCTCGTCTGTTAGTATCTCTGGCAGGCCCCATCCAGCCCACTGATTCCCCATGTTTGGCCTGAAGTAGCCCAACTCCCTTCTTATAGAGTCCAGGGCCCTACCACGTGGGTGTGCAGCTTCATACAGAAACACTGGCACTGCAATCATCAAATGAATCACGAAAGGACGGGCCTCAATAATCAACAAAGCAAACGTTAATAAAACGCaaataaattagataattagataTAGATTAAACAGCCAGCCCTGGAAATCATTGCCGATATCGGAGGCGACCAGCTTAGCAATCTGGGCGGCATCCTCCAAAGAGGCACGGGCTAAGGGATGGAAACAAATATGGTCTACGACACCGAGACGCGGGTGCGCGCCAGAGTGCATCTCCAGGTTGATGGTTGCGTAGGCTGCCTCGACCATGGTCCGCAACGTGACTCGCATGGGGCTGTAAGCCGTGCAGTTGATGCTGTCCCTGATGACGTAGGAGACCAGTGTGTAACGAACTCGGTTATATGCTCGATCCTCAAATTTGTTAACCATTGCAGCCTCCGGGTCAAGCCTCGCAGCTCTCTCAATTGCCTCTATGGCTGATCTGTTCCGGGATTCCGAGATGTACAGCTTCCCGCATATCAGCATCGCATCTTTCATGTTCATCTTCGCCTTGTTTTAGATTAACGGAAGATTTGTTTAGTAGCTAGTGTTTCTTGCAATAGATATCTatcaataattattatgtaCCACTAATTAGGATATGAATATGATGATGAGGTGGAAATGTAATGCCTGTCACGGATCCAAGAGGTTGGTTGCCAGTTCTTGTCTCACTTTGTGTCCACCAACCAACAACACGAGAAACAAATTTATTTCTACATTTGTCACAAGTGTATTTTGTGTAAATGCGGATTTTGTCTGCCCaagatgaacaaaaaaaaagggggaaaaaaaaaaaactagcagACCCTTCTTGAGAAATCCCGGGACTACCACTTTCACATTAGAAGCACAACAACTTTTTCCCTTGAGAAATTAGCTCTCTTTCACAACATGGACTATGCAAGATCAAGGGGTACTTACTTACAAATCATATATAGAAAGTAACCACGAGCTTCTAAAACACCACATAAATCTTCGTGGAAGATTGGGAGGAGTTAGATAAGCTCAGATTTGAGCTCCAGACAACTATAGATAGAGACCGCTATTACAACAGAGAAATGAAGATGATGCGACtcgaaaaaggaaaagaaaaactagaATTTGCTTCACAAACTATATATAGTACAACAAAATCCAAcgaagatggagaagatgatgcAGTAAAGAATGCATATTTAGCAGTTAATCACACCATAATAATGAAAAAACCGAATGTAACGCATGTATTCATCCATTCCTTCCCCTCAATAGTACGTGCAagtagaagaaaagaagtagCTTGAGGTGGTTTTCATTAAGCCTGCACATACCTTGCTTCCCTGATTTACTTCCATTTCTTCTCTCTGTCTCTCCCTAGACAAACGGTGTCTACAAGGCAGCCTTGGCGTTTGAATGGTTTTGCCAGCTCTCAATATCTGACGTTCCGAGATCAATTGAATAAAGCAAGTAGGGCCCAACTAAACATCAGAAATATTAATATCCATGCATCTATTAGACTGCTATAATAATACCTCTTCCTCTTAATTACTATCATTTTTCACAAGGAGGCTTATCGATCGATTTAGAGAACCTTCAGATGCCCATTAATATTCCATGTGGCATTAAACAAATTCCAATAAGACATCTTTGGCTATTTTCTTGTTCATCAGTGTCGGAACTAGGCTCAAATTCAGTCGAGAACCAattactacttttttttttctgcatcaGTGAAAGAAAGACACATAGGAGCGTGGCAAGATGGGGACTGGTATATATCATCGGCGAATAGCAAGGCCTGCaaagaaaccatataataaCAAGAGCTATGAGTTGGTGGTGCTTAGGAAACCAAGTGCTCAGTCAGATCGTCAGCATATTAAAGACATATAAAGAATGATAGGTGAATTGAGGCAACAACTGTCCTGCCTGCAAAAGCTTTAAGCTCACAACAAATTAATTTCCGTGGACAATATTGAATCAGCTCCATGTAAATATCACTTTGTCCTGTTCTGCCTGCACGTGTATGATGTGGCGTGTCAAGTGTCAACCAATCCCACACATGCGAAATTTTATTGGGACTTGTTCTGCCTGCACGTGTATGATGTGGCGTGTCAACCAATCCCACACATGCGAAATTTTATTGGGACCCTCAACTGAATACGTATTATATATAGGCGTCCGATGCTGAGACAGTGAGACACAATTGAACTGATAAGAGTGATCAaaagaaatcttttttttatttccatgtgGGGCGCTAGATTGGAGTTGAAAACTATTCCAGCAAACCCAAACATGGAGGTTATTTTTCTTGGTCTCCAAGCAAGAGgtgaaataataatttgatatgaGAAACTTAGCtaaatgaaagaaaagttaaaatttgCCAACTAAAATTAAGGATTCAAGTCAACAGCGGCCTTTATGTTAATACTCGTTTAGttttagataaaaaagaaaatcacaagataatttgtttattttgaacttaattttatatctatttataagatttaaatatatatgaactttttttttaagtttggatCAAATTTGAGACAAGAACCCCCGAGACCGCACCAAAGGTTGCCACCACTTTCGTAGCGATCATTGTGGTGTGTCACCACACCGAGAGTAACATATGAGAGAACTCTATAATCCGCAACTTGAGCAGGGATTGCAACTAGAGGAGTCCAGGCTCCGACAAGAGTTTATTTCAGATCCAAGGTTTGAGTAGGATaggggtgtcaaacgggccggcCCGGGCCCACAACGGCCCATGCACTATGCGTgctcgggccggcacggcccgccaACCACCAAGGTCGGCCCAACACGTGGCCCGGCccagttatattatatttatattttttattttaaaccccaaaaatataaaaaataccctaaaattgctaaaaaaatataaaaaaatatcctaaaattcaaaaaatataaaagccttattgactaaaaaaacaaaaaatataccaaaaaaactTACATTTAGCGTCTTGGGGCCATGTTGGCTCGAACCGGACAATGACGCAAAACCCCTAGCCCAAGACGGCCGGGGTTTGGGCCGTGCCTGGCCCGAGCACGGTATTGTAGCACTGTGCTTGGGCCAAGCACGACCCAACTCGTGCCGGGCCCGGGCCGGCACGACCCGTTTGACACCCCTAGAGTAGGATGTGTGATTAGAGCTGGAACTAATTAGATGAGCAACTCATCCGCGCGAAGCATGAGGCCTCAGAATCCATAGCAGGTGAGCCTCCCATTGCTTCT includes the following:
- the LOC120267125 gene encoding formimidoyltransferase-cyclodeaminase-like, yielding MEVNQGSKAKMNMKDAMLICGKLYISESRNRSAIEAIERAARLDPEAAMVNKFEDRAYNRVRYTLVSYVIRDSINCTAYSPMRVTLRTMVEAAYATINLEMHSGAHPRLGVVDHICFHPLARASLEDAAQIAKLVASDIGNDFQVPVFLYEAAHPRGRALDSIRRELGYFRPNMGNQWAGWGLPEILTDEPDEGPARVSRERGITIIGASPWVENYNVPVRTTNVPAARRIARAISARGGGLPTVQALALVHGDDTTEIACILLDANRVGCDKVQNQIELIAAQEGLEVEKGYFTDISQDMIVDRYIQSN